One Calonectris borealis chromosome 16, bCalBor7.hap1.2, whole genome shotgun sequence DNA window includes the following coding sequences:
- the CPPED1 gene encoding serine/threonine-protein phosphatase CPPED1 isoform X2, producing the protein MAAEGDAFLRARGRTLTAFRQDDEYRWKGPFYFIQGADPQFGLMKAWAVGDTNNGDDEWGEEIKLAEQAVQAINKLNPKPKFFVLCGDLIHGMPGTQWRKDQEQDLKNVLKNTDQDIPLVFVSGNHDIGNTPTRETIDNYCKNWGDDYFSFWIGGVFFLVLNSQLYFDSSKCPELKQAQDVWLNEQLAVAEKHKCKHIIVFQHIPLFLRKPDEDHDYFNLEKSVRQEIMEKFHKAEYNSSRVLSKGEKSGNYGTATAQ; encoded by the exons atGATGAGTACCGATGGAAGGGTCCCTTCTACTTCATCCAAGGAGCAGATCCTCAGTTTGGGCTGATGAAAGCTTGGGCAGTTGGAGACACTAACAATGGAGATGATGAATGGGGAGAAGAAATCAAATTAGCAGAGCAAGCAGTGCAGGCCATTAACAAACTAAATCCTAAACCCAAGTTCTTTGTGTTGTGCGGAGACCTCATCCATGGAATGCCAG GAACTCAATGGAGAAAGGACCAAGAGCAAGATTTAAAGAATGTTCTGAAGAACACTGACCAGGACATCCCATTGGTATTCGTCAGTGGAAATCATGATATTGGCAATACTCCAACAAGAGAAACAATAGATAATTATTGCAAGAACTGGGGAGATGACTACTTCAGCTTTTGGATTGGAGGCgttttctttcttgtgctgaatTCTCAGTTATACTTCGATTCTTCCAAATGCCCCGAGTTAAAGCAAGCCCAGGATGTGTGGCTCAATGAGCAACTGGCTGTCGCTGAAAAACATAAATGCAAACATATAATAGTATTTCAGCACATCCCTCTGTTTCTGAGAAAACCTGATGAAGACCACGATTATTTCAACTTGGAAAAATCAGTTCGTCAAGAGATAATGGAAAAGTTTCATAAAGCAG AGTACAACAGCAGCAGAGTACTAAGTAAGGGAGAAAAGTCTGGGAATTATGGGACTGCAACTGCACAATAA